In one Streptomyces sp. NBC_01241 genomic region, the following are encoded:
- the cseC gene encoding two-component system sensor histidine kinase CseC, giving the protein MKRLALRTGVRWKISIAIAAVGALTAVALSFVVHNAARVSMLENAREVQLERLTYAQLLYEAKKTQKADPRFGAKLNDPTMPRSLRAETSRNRRATHVEELKNGVPDVWAAVPVGNGNVLSLHTHFADRSATIMSDLDRALIIGSVSVVFGGCALGVLIGGQLSRRLRKAAAAAGLVAEGNTDVRVREAVGGVVQDETDELARAVDALTDALNERIEAERRVTADIAHELRTPVTGLLTAAELLPPGRPTELVRDRAQAMRTLVEDVLEVARLDSASERAELQEIALGEFVSRRIALLDPDVRVRVVHESWVSTDPRRLERILGNLLGNAAKHGATPVEVTVEGRVVRIRDHGAGFPAALLREGPSRFRTGSSDRAGHGHGLGLTIAAGQARVLGARLTFRNAGPEGAAKGTGGAIAVLWLPEHAPTNTGSFPVLRVSEQRTPGSGDGESTESVRRRTGG; this is encoded by the coding sequence ATGAAGCGGCTTGCTCTGCGGACGGGGGTCCGCTGGAAGATCAGCATCGCCATCGCGGCGGTCGGCGCGCTGACCGCGGTCGCGCTCAGCTTCGTCGTCCACAACGCCGCGCGGGTCTCGATGCTGGAGAACGCGCGCGAGGTCCAGCTGGAGCGGCTGACATACGCGCAGCTCCTGTACGAGGCCAAGAAGACGCAGAAGGCCGACCCCCGGTTCGGCGCCAAGCTCAACGACCCGACGATGCCACGCAGCCTGCGCGCGGAGACCAGCAGGAACCGGCGCGCCACGCATGTCGAGGAGCTCAAGAACGGGGTGCCCGATGTGTGGGCGGCCGTGCCGGTCGGCAACGGCAATGTCCTCTCGCTGCACACGCATTTCGCCGATCGCAGCGCCACGATCATGAGTGACCTGGACCGGGCGCTGATCATCGGCTCGGTCTCCGTGGTGTTCGGCGGCTGCGCGCTGGGCGTGCTGATCGGCGGGCAGCTGTCGCGCCGACTGCGCAAGGCGGCCGCCGCGGCCGGCCTGGTCGCGGAGGGCAACACGGACGTACGGGTCCGGGAGGCCGTCGGTGGTGTCGTCCAGGACGAGACCGATGAGCTGGCCCGGGCGGTGGACGCGCTGACTGACGCGCTCAACGAACGGATCGAGGCGGAACGCCGGGTCACCGCGGACATCGCGCACGAGCTGCGTACGCCGGTGACGGGTCTGCTGACGGCCGCCGAGCTGCTGCCGCCGGGCCGTCCCACGGAGCTCGTACGGGACCGGGCGCAGGCGATGCGCACGCTGGTCGAGGACGTGCTGGAGGTGGCCCGTCTGGACAGTGCGTCGGAACGGGCCGAGCTGCAGGAGATCGCGCTGGGCGAGTTCGTCAGCCGGCGGATCGCGCTGCTGGACCCGGATGTGCGGGTGCGGGTCGTCCACGAGTCCTGGGTCAGCACCGATCCGCGCCGGCTGGAGCGGATCCTCGGCAACCTGCTGGGCAACGCCGCGAAGCACGGTGCCACGCCGGTGGAGGTCACGGTCGAGGGCCGGGTGGTACGGATCCGCGATCACGGTGCCGGGTTCCCGGCGGCGCTGCTGCGTGAGGGGCCGAGCCGGTTCCGTACCGGAAGCAGCGACCGGGCCGGGCACGGCCACGGTCTCGGGCTGACGATCGCGGCCGGCCAGGCGCGGGTCCTCGGGGCCCGGCTGACCTTCCGCAACGCGGGGCCGGAGGGGGCGGCGAAGGGCACGGGCGGGGCGATCGCCGTGCTGTGGCTGCCCGAGCACGCGCCGACGAACACCGGCAGCTTCCCGGTCCTGCGCGTGTCCGAACAGCGCACGCCGGGCAGCGGGGACGGGGAGAGCACGGAATCCGTCCGCAGACGGACCGGCGGCTGA
- a CDS encoding histone-like nucleoid-structuring protein Lsr2, with protein MAQKVQVLLVDDLDGGEADETVTFALDGKTYEIDLTTSNADKLRGLLEPYTKGGRRTGGRAAAGRGKGRAVTGGNKDTAEIRKWARENGHNVNDRGRVPADIREAYEKANG; from the coding sequence GTGGCACAGAAGGTTCAGGTCCTTCTTGTCGATGACCTCGACGGCGGCGAGGCGGACGAGACCGTCACGTTCGCTCTGGATGGCAAGACGTACGAGATCGACCTCACCACGAGCAACGCGGACAAGCTCCGTGGTCTTCTTGAGCCGTACACCAAGGGTGGCCGGCGCACGGGTGGCCGCGCGGCGGCCGGCCGCGGCAAGGGCCGCGCTGTTACGGGTGGCAACAAGGACACCGCGGAGATCCGTAAGTGGGCGCGCGAGAACGGTCACAATGTGAATGACCGCGGTCGTGTTCCCGCGGACATCCGTGAGGCTTACGAGAAGGCCAACGGCTGA
- a CDS encoding BlaI/MecI/CopY family transcriptional regulator — protein sequence MPRQLGDLEDAVMTRVWQWNRPVTVREVLEDLQQERSIAYTTVMTVMDNLHQKGWVRREVDGRAYRYTAVSTRAAYSAALMNEAWSRSDNPAAALVAFFGMMSAEQREALRDAMRIVRPDLPGPSEPRTREAPDEGKREAADEPTDEPTDESTDERPGDPADGTGPESGR from the coding sequence GTGCCCCGCCAATTGGGAGATCTGGAAGACGCCGTGATGACGCGGGTCTGGCAATGGAACCGTCCGGTCACCGTGCGGGAAGTCCTCGAGGACCTTCAGCAGGAACGCTCCATCGCCTACACGACCGTCATGACGGTAATGGACAATCTCCATCAGAAGGGCTGGGTGCGCAGGGAAGTAGATGGCCGCGCATATCGATATACGGCGGTCTCCACCCGTGCCGCGTACTCGGCCGCACTGATGAACGAGGCCTGGTCGCGCAGTGACAACCCCGCCGCCGCTCTCGTCGCGTTCTTCGGCATGATGTCCGCCGAGCAGCGCGAGGCACTCCGGGACGCCATGCGGATCGTCAGACCCGACCTGCCCGGTCCCTCCGAGCCCCGGACGCGGGAAGCGCCCGATGAAGGCAAGCGCGAAGCCGCGGATGAACCGACCGATGAACCGACCGATGAGTCAACCGATGAACGGCCCGGAGATCCGGCCGATGGCACGGGCCCGGAGTCCGGGCGATAG
- a CDS encoding ATP-dependent Clp protease ATP-binding subunit — protein MFERFTDRARRVVVLAQEEARMLNHNYIGTEHILLGLIHEGEGVAAKALESLGISLEAVRQQVEEIIGQGQQAPSGHIPFTPRAKKVLELSLREALQLGHNYIGTEHILLGLIREGEGVAAQVLVKLGADLNRVRQQVIQLLSGYSGGKEAATAGGPAEGTPSTSLVLDQFGRNLTQAARESKLDPVIGREKEIERVMQVLSRRTKNNPVLIGEPGVGKTAVVEGLAQAIVKGEVPETLKDKHLYTLDLGALVAGSRYRGDFEERLKKVLKEIRTRGDIILFIDELHTLVGAGAAEGAIDAASILKPMLARGELQTIGATTLDEYRKHLEKDAALERRFQPIQVAEPSLPHTIEILKGLRDRYEAHHRVSITDEALVQAATLADRYISDRFLPDKAIDLIDEAGSRMRIRRMTAPPDLREFDEKIAGVRRDKESAIDSQDFEKAASLRDKEKQLLAAKTKREKEWKAGDMDVVAEVDGELIAEVLATATGIPVFKLTEEESSRLLRMEDELHKRVIGQKDAIKALSQAIRRTRAGLKDPKRPGGSFIFAGPSGVGKTELSKTLAEFLFGDEDALIALDMSEFSEKHTVSRLFGSPPGYVGYEEGGQLTEKVRRKPFSVVLFDEVEKAHPDIFNSLLQILEDGRLTDSQGRVVDFKNTVIIMTTNLGTRDISKGFNLGFAAQGDVKTNYERMKVKVNEELKQHFRPEFLNRVDDTVVFHQLTEEDIIQIVDLMLAKVDERLKDRDMGIELSSEAKSLLAKKGYDPVMGARPLRRTIQREIEDILSEKILFGELRPGHIVVVGTEGEGEEKAFTFRGEEKSALPDVPPIEQAAGGAGPNMSKDV, from the coding sequence ATGTTCGAGAGGTTCACCGACCGCGCGCGGCGGGTTGTCGTCCTGGCTCAGGAAGAAGCCCGGATGCTCAACCACAACTACATCGGCACCGAGCACATCCTCCTGGGCCTAATCCACGAGGGTGAGGGTGTCGCCGCTAAGGCCCTGGAGAGCCTCGGGATTTCGCTCGAGGCGGTCCGCCAGCAGGTGGAGGAGATCATCGGTCAGGGCCAGCAGGCCCCGTCCGGGCACATTCCCTTCACCCCCCGGGCCAAGAAGGTCCTGGAGCTGTCGCTCCGTGAGGCCCTCCAGCTCGGCCACAACTACATTGGCACCGAGCACATCCTGCTCGGCCTGATCCGCGAGGGTGAGGGTGTCGCCGCCCAGGTCCTCGTGAAGCTGGGCGCCGACCTGAACCGGGTGCGGCAGCAGGTCATCCAGCTGCTCTCCGGGTACTCGGGCGGCAAGGAGGCGGCAACCGCGGGCGGCCCCGCGGAAGGCACGCCCTCCACGTCCCTGGTGCTCGACCAGTTCGGCCGGAATCTCACCCAGGCCGCTCGCGAATCCAAGCTCGACCCGGTCATCGGGCGCGAGAAGGAGATCGAGCGGGTCATGCAGGTGCTGTCCCGTCGTACCAAGAACAACCCGGTTCTCATCGGCGAGCCCGGCGTCGGCAAGACGGCGGTCGTCGAGGGACTGGCGCAGGCCATCGTCAAGGGCGAGGTGCCCGAGACCCTCAAGGACAAGCACCTCTACACCCTGGACCTCGGTGCGCTGGTCGCCGGCTCCCGCTACCGCGGTGACTTCGAGGAGCGCCTGAAGAAGGTCCTCAAGGAGATCCGCACCCGCGGCGACATCATCCTGTTCATCGACGAGCTCCACACCCTGGTGGGTGCGGGCGCCGCCGAGGGCGCGATCGACGCCGCCAGCATCCTCAAGCCGATGCTGGCCCGCGGCGAGCTGCAGACCATCGGTGCGACGACGCTCGACGAGTACCGCAAGCACCTGGAGAAGGACGCCGCGCTGGAGCGCCGCTTCCAGCCCATCCAGGTCGCGGAGCCGTCGCTGCCGCACACCATCGAGATCCTCAAGGGCCTGCGCGACCGCTACGAGGCCCACCACCGCGTCTCCATCACGGACGAGGCGCTGGTCCAGGCCGCGACGCTGGCCGACCGGTACATCTCGGACCGCTTCCTGCCGGACAAGGCGATCGACCTGATCGACGAGGCCGGTTCCCGGATGCGCATCCGCCGGATGACCGCGCCGCCGGACCTCCGCGAGTTCGACGAGAAGATCGCGGGCGTCCGCCGCGACAAGGAGTCCGCGATCGACTCGCAGGACTTCGAGAAGGCCGCGTCCCTGCGCGACAAGGAGAAGCAGCTCCTCGCCGCGAAGACCAAGCGCGAGAAGGAGTGGAAGGCCGGCGACATGGACGTCGTGGCCGAGGTCGACGGCGAGCTGATCGCCGAGGTCCTGGCCACCGCGACCGGCATCCCGGTCTTCAAGCTGACGGAGGAGGAGTCCTCCCGGCTGCTGCGCATGGAGGACGAGCTCCACAAGCGAGTCATCGGCCAGAAGGACGCCATCAAGGCCCTCTCGCAGGCGATCCGCCGTACGCGAGCCGGTCTGAAGGACCCGAAGCGCCCCGGTGGTTCGTTCATCTTCGCCGGCCCGTCCGGTGTCGGTAAGACGGAGCTGTCGAAGACGCTCGCCGAATTCCTCTTCGGTGACGAGGACGCGCTGATCGCCCTCGACATGTCGGAGTTCAGCGAGAAGCACACGGTTTCCCGCCTCTTCGGTTCTCCCCCCGGTTACGTCGGTTACGAAGAGGGCGGCCAGCTCACCGAGAAGGTGCGCCGCAAGCCGTTCTCCGTCGTCCTCTTCGACGAGGTCGAGAAGGCCCACCCCGATATCTTCAATTCCCTGCTCCAGATTCTGGAGGACGGTCGCCTGACCGACTCCCAGGGCCGGGTCGTGGACTTCAAGAACACGGTCATCATCATGACGACCAACCTCGGGACCCGGGACATCTCCAAGGGCTTCAACCTGGGCTTCGCCGCCCAGGGCGACGTCAAGACGAACTACGAGCGGATGAAGGTCAAGGTCAACGAAGAGCTCAAGCAGCACTTCCGCCCCGAGTTCCTCAACCGTGTAGACGACACGGTCGTCTTCCACCAGCTCACCGAGGAAGACATCATCCAGATCGTCGACCTCATGCTCGCCAAGGTGGACGAGCGCCTGAAGGACCGCGACATGGGCATCGAGCTGAGCTCGGAAGCCAAGTCGCTCCTGGCGAAGAAGGGCTACGACCCCGTGATGGGCGCCCGGCCGCTGCGCCGGACGATCCAGCGCGAGATCGAGGACATCCTCTCCGAGAAGATCCTCTTCGGTGAGCTGCGCCCCGGTCACATCGTGGTCGTCGGCACCGAGGGCGAGGGCGAGGAGAAGGCGTTCACCTTCCGCGGCGAGGAGAAGTCGGCTCTGCCCGACGTCCCCCCGATCGAGCAGGCGGCGGGCGGCGCGGGACCGAACATGTCGAAGGACGTGTGA
- a CDS encoding SCO3374 family protein, with protein sequence MAIVVPPPPPSFADGRKSLDACAWWARWYERELGWATEGTTPVRLLTGLRFDVLQVPAAVGRAALRRVGRSGPVALAGARMSLLVAAGSADELPGLLDWLEWGGVTLALTAIGAGGRITAPVPPGGVPSRPGAAVWLRPPGLRHEEEPELPALSGLGSRGGGAPDLVRLVDAVATECHRVRLMRARTGRSTDESTAQPLAFS encoded by the coding sequence ATGGCCATCGTCGTCCCGCCTCCCCCGCCGTCGTTCGCCGACGGGCGGAAGAGCCTAGACGCCTGCGCATGGTGGGCACGGTGGTACGAACGCGAGCTCGGCTGGGCAACGGAGGGCACCACACCGGTGCGGTTGCTGACCGGGCTGCGGTTCGACGTCCTGCAGGTGCCCGCGGCCGTCGGCCGTGCGGCGCTGCGGCGGGTCGGCCGGAGCGGGCCGGTGGCGCTGGCGGGCGCACGGATGAGCCTGCTGGTCGCGGCGGGAAGCGCCGACGAGCTGCCCGGGCTGCTCGACTGGCTGGAGTGGGGCGGAGTCACCCTCGCGCTGACCGCCATCGGTGCGGGCGGCCGGATCACCGCGCCGGTGCCGCCCGGCGGGGTGCCGAGCCGGCCGGGGGCCGCCGTATGGCTGCGGCCCCCCGGGCTGCGGCACGAGGAAGAGCCGGAGCTACCGGCCCTGAGCGGCCTCGGGAGCAGGGGTGGGGGTGCTCCCGATCTCGTACGGCTCGTGGACGCGGTGGCGACGGAATGCCACCGGGTCCGGTTGATGCGCGCCCGAACGGGGCGGTCGACCGATGAGTCGACAGCTCAGCCGTTGGCCTTCTCGTAA
- a CDS encoding amino-acid N-acetyltransferase: protein MSSELPHTDLRTEPSVINVAITVRRARTSDVASVRRLLDGYVREGILLDKATVTLYEDIQEFWIAERDEDARVIGCGALHVMWEDLAEVRTLAVDHGIRGAGVGHQVLDKLLQTARWLGVRRVFCLTFEVDFFAKHGFVEIGETPVDGDVYSELLRSYDEGVAEFLGLERVKPNTLGNSRMLLHL, encoded by the coding sequence ATGTCCTCAGAGCTTCCGCATACGGATTTGCGTACCGAACCGTCGGTTATAAACGTGGCCATCACCGTCCGCCGTGCCAGGACCAGCGATGTGGCATCGGTCCGCCGTCTCCTCGACGGGTACGTACGTGAAGGCATCCTCCTCGACAAAGCGACGGTGACTCTTTACGAGGACATCCAGGAGTTCTGGATCGCGGAACGCGACGAGGACGCCCGGGTCATCGGCTGCGGTGCACTGCACGTGATGTGGGAAGACCTGGCCGAAGTGCGCACTCTCGCGGTCGACCACGGCATCCGGGGCGCCGGAGTCGGACATCAAGTACTGGACAAGTTGCTGCAGACCGCCCGCTGGCTGGGCGTACGCCGGGTTTTCTGTCTCACCTTCGAAGTCGACTTCTTCGCGAAGCACGGCTTCGTGGAGATCGGAGAGACGCCGGTCGACGGAGATGTCTACAGCGAGCTGCTGCGTTCCTATGACGAGGGTGTAGCAGAGTTCCTGGGTCTCGAACGAGTGAAGCCGAACACCTTGGGCAACAGCCGGATGCTTCTGCACCTGTGA
- a CDS encoding TetR/AcrR family transcriptional regulator has translation MGRTPQQRRGNTRQRIQDVALELFAEQGYEKTSLREISERLDVTKAALYYHFKTKEDILVSIFEDLNRPVEELLAWGKEQPRTLETKKEILSRYSEALTAAAPLFRFMQENQAAVRDLSIGATIKERVIALVDLLQEPGASLTDQVRCFTALFATHAGMFALKNLEGDPEEKRKAILEVAFELITRAHGPESAE, from the coding sequence ATGGGCCGCACGCCGCAGCAGCGCCGTGGCAACACGCGCCAGCGCATTCAGGACGTCGCCCTGGAGCTCTTCGCCGAACAGGGCTACGAGAAGACCTCGCTCCGCGAGATCTCCGAACGGCTGGATGTCACCAAGGCCGCGCTGTACTACCACTTCAAGACCAAGGAAGACATCCTGGTCAGCATCTTCGAGGACCTCAACCGTCCGGTCGAGGAGCTGCTCGCCTGGGGCAAGGAGCAGCCGCGCACCCTGGAGACGAAGAAGGAGATCCTCAGCCGCTACAGCGAGGCCCTGACCGCCGCCGCCCCGCTGTTCCGCTTCATGCAGGAGAACCAGGCGGCCGTACGGGACCTCAGCATCGGGGCGACCATCAAGGAACGCGTCATCGCCCTGGTCGACCTGCTCCAGGAACCCGGCGCGTCACTGACCGACCAGGTGCGCTGCTTCACCGCGCTCTTCGCAACGCACGCGGGCATGTTCGCCCTCAAGAACCTCGAAGGCGACCCCGAGGAGAAGCGCAAGGCCATCCTCGAAGTCGCCTTCGAACTCATTACCCGGGCGCACGGCCCGGAGTCCGCCGAGTAG
- a CDS encoding type III pantothenate kinase: protein MLLTIDVGNTHTVLGLFDGEEIVEHWRISTDARRTADELAVLLQGLMGMHPLLGMELGDGIEGIAICSTVPAVLHELREVTRRYYGDVPAILVEPGIKTGVPILMDNPKEVGADRIINAVAAVDLYGGPAIVVDFGTATTFDAVSARGEYTGGVIAPGIEISVEALGVKGAQLRKIELARPRSVIGKNTVEAMQAGIIYGFAGQVDGVVARMKKELAADPDDVTVIATGGLAPMVLGESSVIDEHEPWLTLIGLRLVYERNIARM from the coding sequence ATGCTGCTCACCATCGACGTCGGCAACACCCACACCGTCCTCGGCTTGTTCGACGGTGAGGAGATCGTCGAGCACTGGCGGATCTCCACCGATGCCCGTCGCACCGCGGACGAGCTCGCGGTGCTGCTCCAGGGCCTCATGGGCATGCATCCGCTGCTGGGCATGGAGCTGGGCGACGGCATCGAGGGCATCGCGATCTGCTCCACGGTCCCGGCCGTCCTGCACGAGCTGCGTGAGGTGACCCGCCGCTACTACGGCGACGTCCCCGCAATCCTCGTCGAGCCGGGCATCAAGACCGGGGTGCCGATCCTGATGGACAACCCGAAGGAGGTCGGCGCGGACCGCATCATCAACGCGGTCGCCGCCGTCGACCTGTACGGCGGTCCGGCGATCGTCGTCGACTTCGGCACGGCCACCACCTTCGACGCGGTCTCCGCCCGCGGCGAGTACACCGGCGGTGTCATCGCGCCGGGCATAGAGATCTCGGTCGAGGCGCTGGGCGTCAAGGGCGCCCAGCTCCGCAAGATCGAGCTGGCCCGGCCGCGCAGCGTGATCGGCAAGAACACGGTCGAGGCGATGCAGGCGGGCATCATCTACGGCTTCGCCGGCCAGGTCGACGGTGTGGTCGCACGGATGAAGAAGGAGCTGGCCGCCGACCCCGACGACGTCACCGTCATCGCGACGGGCGGCCTTGCGCCGATGGTGTTGGGCGAGTCCTCCGTCATCGACGAGCACGAGCCCTGGCTCACCCTCATCGGTCTGCGCCTGGTGTACGAGCGGAACATCGCCCGGATGTAG
- a CDS encoding M23 family metallopeptidase: MSKRVSFQHSRRPSLSRVRGAVVAAGLGTSMVLGAGAAFAAATAGSPGVASLINNSAAESVAQQAAMQGKAAKVAKAAEVAKVAKEKAAKKAAAKKAAGWETPVSRYQLSASFGNDGSRWAHKHSGQDFAVPIGTKVKAVHGGTVVKAGPNGGGDGPAYGNAVVIKHANGTYSQYAHLAQIDVRIGETVKTGQKIALSGNTGNSSGPHLHFEIRHTADYGSAVNPVSFLHKEGVSV; the protein is encoded by the coding sequence ATGTCGAAGCGCGTTTCGTTCCAGCACTCCCGCCGTCCGTCCCTGTCCCGTGTCCGTGGCGCCGTGGTGGCAGCCGGCCTGGGGACGTCGATGGTTCTCGGTGCGGGCGCTGCGTTCGCGGCCGCCACGGCAGGTTCTCCCGGCGTTGCGAGCCTGATCAACAACTCTGCGGCCGAGTCGGTCGCCCAGCAGGCGGCCATGCAGGGCAAGGCGGCCAAGGTGGCCAAGGCGGCCGAGGTCGCCAAGGTCGCCAAGGAGAAGGCGGCCAAGAAGGCGGCCGCGAAGAAGGCCGCCGGCTGGGAGACTCCGGTGAGCCGCTACCAGCTGAGCGCGAGCTTCGGCAACGACGGCAGCCGCTGGGCCCACAAGCACTCCGGCCAGGACTTCGCCGTGCCGATCGGCACCAAGGTCAAGGCCGTGCACGGCGGCACCGTCGTGAAGGCCGGCCCGAACGGCGGCGGCGACGGTCCCGCGTACGGCAACGCCGTCGTGATCAAGCACGCCAACGGCACGTACTCGCAGTACGCCCACCTGGCGCAGATCGATGTGCGCATCGGCGAGACCGTGAAGACGGGCCAGAAGATCGCCCTCTCCGGCAACACCGGCAACTCCAGCGGCCCGCACCTGCACTTCGAGATCCGCCACACCGCCGACTACGGTTCCGCGGTCAACCCGGTCAGCTTCCTGCACAAGGAGGGCGTCTCGGTCTGA
- a CDS encoding MDR family MFS transporter → MSDLKKTAGGKAAGADLPAGKPGKQQRSVRVVMLALMITMLLAMLDNLIVGTAMPTIVGDLGGLEHLSWVVTAYTLATAASTPIWGKLGDMYGRKGVFLTSIVIFLVGSVLSGMAQDMGQLIGFRAVQGLGAGGLMVGVMAIIGDLVPPRERGKYQGMMAGVMAIAMIGGPLVGGTITDHLGWRWSFYINLPLGAVALAMVTAVLHLPKRERAAAKVDYLGAGLLTLGITAIVLVTTWGGSEYDWNSAVIMELIAIGVAALVGFLFVETKAAEPIIPLHIFRSHNFTLMSVVGFMVGFVMFGAVLFLPLYQQSVQGASATNSGLLLLPMLLAMMVVSLIAGRVTTSTGKYKIFPIVGSALMVTGLFLLSQMDTATTRLTSGVYMAVLGAGMGFLMQITMLVAQNSVEMKDMGVASSATTLFRTLGSSFGVAIMGALFTGRVQDEMMARGGGAATAKSAQLDAASLAKLPAQAREAYQFAVSSGTHIAFLVGASVGVIALLASVFVKEVPLRGAGPETTSSDDTQARDAAVAPKQTEAV, encoded by the coding sequence ATGTCCGATCTGAAGAAGACGGCCGGCGGAAAGGCGGCCGGTGCCGACCTGCCTGCCGGAAAACCCGGCAAGCAGCAGCGCAGTGTGCGGGTGGTGATGCTCGCCCTCATGATCACGATGCTGCTCGCCATGCTGGACAATCTGATCGTCGGCACGGCCATGCCGACCATCGTCGGCGACCTGGGCGGCCTGGAGCACCTGTCCTGGGTCGTCACCGCGTACACCCTGGCCACCGCCGCCTCCACCCCCATCTGGGGCAAGCTCGGCGACATGTACGGGCGCAAGGGCGTCTTCCTGACGTCCATCGTGATCTTCCTGGTCGGCTCCGTGCTGAGCGGAATGGCCCAGGACATGGGCCAGCTGATCGGCTTCCGGGCGGTCCAGGGGCTCGGCGCGGGCGGTCTGATGGTCGGCGTCATGGCGATCATCGGCGACCTCGTACCGCCGCGCGAACGCGGCAAGTACCAGGGCATGATGGCCGGTGTCATGGCCATCGCCATGATCGGCGGACCACTGGTCGGCGGCACCATCACCGACCACCTCGGGTGGCGCTGGAGCTTCTACATCAACCTGCCGCTCGGCGCGGTCGCCCTCGCCATGGTCACCGCCGTACTGCATCTGCCGAAGCGAGAGCGCGCCGCGGCGAAGGTCGACTACCTCGGTGCCGGGCTGCTGACCCTCGGCATCACCGCGATCGTGCTGGTCACCACCTGGGGTGGTTCGGAGTACGACTGGAACTCCGCTGTGATCATGGAGCTCATCGCGATCGGTGTCGCCGCGCTCGTCGGCTTCCTCTTCGTCGAGACCAAGGCCGCAGAACCGATCATTCCGCTGCACATATTCCGCAGTCACAACTTCACCCTGATGTCCGTCGTCGGCTTCATGGTGGGCTTCGTGATGTTCGGAGCGGTGCTCTTCCTGCCGCTGTACCAGCAGTCCGTCCAGGGCGCCTCCGCGACCAACTCGGGCCTGCTGCTCCTGCCGATGCTGCTGGCGATGATGGTGGTCTCGCTGATCGCGGGACGGGTCACCACCAGCACCGGGAAGTACAAGATCTTCCCCATCGTGGGCTCCGCCCTGATGGTGACCGGTCTGTTCCTGCTCTCCCAGATGGACACCGCCACCACGCGATTGACGTCGGGCGTCTACATGGCGGTGCTCGGCGCGGGCATGGGCTTCCTGATGCAGATCACGATGCTCGTCGCGCAGAACAGCGTGGAGATGAAGGACATGGGCGTCGCCTCCTCCGCGACCACCCTCTTCCGTACGCTCGGCAGCTCCTTCGGCGTCGCGATCATGGGCGCGCTGTTCACCGGACGGGTGCAGGACGAGATGATGGCCCGCGGCGGCGGGGCAGCCACCGCGAAGTCCGCCCAGCTGGACGCGGCGAGCCTGGCGAAGCTGCCGGCGCAGGCGCGTGAGGCGTACCAGTTCGCGGTGTCGTCCGGTACGCACATCGCGTTCCTGGTGGGCGCCTCGGTCGGTGTCATCGCCCTGCTCGCCTCGGTCTTCGTCAAGGAGGTCCCGCTGCGGGGCGCGGGCCCGGAGACCACGTCGTCGGACGACACGCAGGCGCGGGACGCGGCCGTCGCTCCCAAGCAGACCGAGGCCGTCTGA